In Zingiber officinale cultivar Zhangliang chromosome 6A, Zo_v1.1, whole genome shotgun sequence, a single genomic region encodes these proteins:
- the LOC121995239 gene encoding glutathione S-transferase T3-like: MPSVVHGYGTPHTTGMFFTPSMSNEPATPTFVPETQHSDRESPIEVGNLEKVVSNVEGTRKRSSWTKVEDEVLARSFVTISDDPIIGNDKKADAFWGRVASYYNENLPLGSSTRSANVIRDEDILRFAYEKYLSENNGVAFNLEHVWRIVKDRPIFTPQSADHFVATKKTRTSESGASNTSSNQDVSIDHDYEDTRPMGQKAAKRKEKDKVKSTMEDLTVNYNNIITKFTEYTSVKKSEVDLKQKQLEIEEIKAKAAFSKSEAKNYRLKLKEYEILNKDTSQMTKEQLIIHECLCKDIRSRWNI; encoded by the exons ATGCCGTCGGTTGTTCATGGATATGGTACCCCGCACACAACTGGTATGTTTTTCACTCCTTCGATGTCAAATGAACCTGCAACTCCAACTTTTGTCCCGGAGACTCAACATTCCGACCGTGAATCCCCAATTGAGGTGGGCAATTTAGAAAAAGTGGTTTCAAATGTTGAGGGTACAAGAAAGCGTTCAAGTTGGACAAAGGTTGAAGACGAGGTCTTAGCGAGAAGTTTTGTCACTATCAGTGATGATCCAATAATCGGCAATGATAAAAAGGCGGATGCTTTTTGGGGACGGGTTGCAAGCTACTACAATGAGAATCTTCCCCTAGGTTCAAGCACCAGAAGTGCAAATGTTATACG TGATGAAGATATATTGCGGTTTGCGTATGAAAAATATCTATCCGAAAATAATGGTGTTGCATTCAATCTCGAACATGTATGGAGAATTGTCAAAGACCGTCCAATATTTACTCCACAGTCCGCTGATCACTTTGTGGCCACAAAGAAGACAAGAACCTCAGAGTCGGGAGCAAGCAACACCTCCTCCAACCAAGATGTGAGTATAGATCACGATTATGAAGATACTCGTCCAATGGGGCAAAAGGcagcaaaaagaaaggaaaaagacaaaGTAAAATCGACCATGGAGGATCTGACAGTAAACTACAACAATATTATCACAAAGTTCACTGAGTACACAAGCGTGAAGAAGTCCGAAGTCGATTTGAAACAAAAACAACTCGAAATAGAGGAGATTAAGGCAAAAGCTGCATTTTCCAAATCTGAAGCTAAAAATTATCGCTTGAAGTTGAAGGAGTATGAAATATTGAACAAAGACACCTCACAGATGACAAAGGAGCagcttatcatacatgaatgTCTATGCAAGGATATTAGGTCGAGATGGAATATCTAA